One Leptolyngbya sp. 'hensonii' DNA segment encodes these proteins:
- a CDS encoding diguanylate cyclase, with protein sequence MLHISNLPLGLTSILEDLPLHNIQVELDCSGSKVIKIFEKNPFLPGIVLVEQGEFRGMVSRRQFFESMSRPYSLDLFSKRPIRTLYEFTPSDALTFPGEMSIVNATRQVLSRPQTDLYEPIIVLTRQGVYKILDAQKLLLAQSQIHLLTISALEESQEALSQEKELAQVTLQSIGDAVITTDAQGRIESLNPMAEKLTGWTAAAAYHQPLTDVFCVIDEVSRQPVANPVTTLLQHGLALEQAEHKVLIAREGHEVAIDDSAAPIYSRTGLPIGAVLVFRDVTRSRRMAHQLSWQATHDALTGLVNRHEFERCLEQATDLARLEERRHTLCYMDLDHFKIINDTCGHHAGDELLRQVTHLLQTEIRKTDTLARLGGDEFGLLLYECSVAEGLQVAENLCHRVKDYSFFFEDHTFHIGVSIGLVEIQPDYCNPSHVLRAADTACYVAKRGGRNCVQVFQQTQMGKVDHASIGSAILESAR encoded by the coding sequence ATGCTGCACATCAGCAACCTTCCCCTCGGCTTGACCTCAATTTTGGAAGATTTACCCCTCCATAATATTCAGGTTGAGTTGGATTGTTCAGGCTCGAAAGTGATTAAAATTTTTGAGAAAAATCCTTTTCTCCCAGGTATCGTTCTCGTAGAACAGGGAGAATTTCGTGGGATGGTTTCGCGGCGTCAGTTTTTTGAGAGTATGAGCCGCCCCTATAGTCTGGATTTATTCTCAAAACGACCTATCCGGACTTTATATGAATTCACCCCCTCGGACGCCCTGACCTTCCCTGGGGAAATGTCCATTGTCAATGCCACCCGTCAGGTTCTCAGTCGCCCCCAGACTGACCTATATGAACCGATCATCGTTTTGACCCGGCAGGGAGTTTATAAAATCCTAGATGCCCAGAAGCTGCTGCTGGCCCAGTCCCAAATCCACTTGTTGACGATCTCGGCTCTGGAAGAGAGTCAGGAAGCCCTCTCCCAGGAAAAAGAATTAGCCCAGGTCACCTTACAGTCCATCGGGGATGCAGTCATTACCACTGACGCCCAGGGGCGGATTGAATCGTTAAACCCAATGGCCGAAAAGTTAACGGGTTGGACGGCTGCCGCAGCCTACCATCAACCTCTCACAGACGTATTTTGTGTGATTGACGAAGTAAGCCGCCAACCCGTGGCCAATCCTGTCACCACTCTGCTGCAGCATGGTCTTGCACTTGAGCAGGCTGAACATAAGGTCTTGATCGCGAGGGAAGGGCATGAAGTGGCGATCGATGATTCAGCAGCTCCCATTTATTCCCGGACTGGGCTACCCATTGGTGCAGTCCTAGTATTTCGAGATGTGACCCGATCCCGCCGGATGGCTCACCAACTCTCCTGGCAGGCTACCCATGATGCTTTGACGGGGTTGGTGAATCGCCACGAATTTGAACGGTGCCTGGAACAAGCTACCGATCTGGCGCGTCTGGAAGAGCGCCGCCATACCCTGTGCTATATGGACCTGGATCACTTCAAAATCATCAACGATACCTGCGGGCACCACGCTGGGGATGAGTTGCTGCGTCAGGTCACCCACCTGCTTCAGACCGAAATTCGAAAAACGGATACCCTGGCCCGTCTGGGTGGGGATGAATTTGGCCTGCTGCTCTATGAATGTTCGGTCGCAGAGGGGCTCCAGGTGGCAGAAAACCTCTGTCATCGCGTCAAAGATTATTCCTTCTTCTTCGAAGACCACACGTTCCATATTGGGGTCAGTATTGGTCTGGTAGAAATTCAACCAGACTACTGCAATCCGAGCCATGTGTTACGCGCTGCAGATACAGCCTGTTACGTTGCTAAACGGGGAGGCCGCAACTGTGTGCAAGTGTTTCAACAGACTCAGATGGGAAAAGTCGATCATGCCTCGATCGGGAGTGCCATTTTAGAATCTGCCCGATAA
- a CDS encoding Fic family protein, translating to MQQGSGETSYSAFIPAPLPPVPAITVDSVLQRRLEAAGLALGRLDGIGRILPGPEELLYSYIRKEAVLSSQIEGTQSSIADLLLHENQAVPGVVLEDIQEVSNYIGALSYGIDRLSTLPLSLRLIRESHERLVRGTRGDQKAPGEFRRSQNWIGGSKPSDAMFVPPPPHELPDVLSAFEKFLHSVEYPVLLKVGLAHAQFETIHPFLDGNGRVGRMLIALMLVAEGVLERPWLYVSLHFKKHRDKYYRLLQEVRTQGNWEEWLIFFLEGVTTIANQATEKIRALMALFERDRKVVEQSRKGSIYQSVAVQSNLTVYDYLKKRIAIRIPETAEACATTKPTVKRAIEDLQRLGIVTEATGKPRNKVYIYKEYLDILNQDDGTFETQ from the coding sequence GTGCAGCAGGGCAGCGGTGAAACTTCTTACAGTGCCTTTATTCCTGCGCCCCTCCCTCCTGTTCCAGCAATTACAGTAGACTCAGTACTTCAGCGGCGGCTTGAAGCTGCTGGGTTAGCACTAGGGCGACTTGATGGGATTGGGCGAATACTACCGGGACCAGAAGAGCTTCTATACAGCTACATCCGAAAGGAAGCCGTATTATCAAGTCAGATTGAGGGAACTCAATCGTCCATTGCTGATTTGCTTCTTCATGAAAATCAGGCAGTACCGGGAGTTGTATTGGAAGATATTCAAGAGGTTTCCAACTATATTGGTGCATTGAGCTATGGTATTGATCGGCTTTCAACACTGCCTCTTAGCTTGCGTCTAATTCGTGAGTCACATGAGCGGCTTGTCCGTGGTACCCGTGGCGATCAGAAGGCACCCGGAGAGTTTAGGCGTTCCCAGAACTGGATTGGGGGAAGCAAACCGAGTGACGCAATGTTTGTGCCGCCGCCACCACATGAGTTGCCAGATGTACTCAGTGCATTCGAGAAGTTTCTCCATTCTGTGGAATATCCCGTCTTGCTCAAAGTTGGGCTCGCACACGCACAGTTTGAGACAATTCACCCCTTCCTTGATGGTAATGGTCGGGTAGGTCGTATGCTTATAGCACTGATGCTCGTTGCTGAAGGGGTTTTGGAACGACCGTGGCTGTATGTGAGCCTTCATTTTAAGAAGCACCGTGACAAATATTACCGTCTTCTCCAAGAAGTAAGAACTCAAGGAAATTGGGAAGAGTGGCTTATATTTTTTCTTGAAGGTGTTACAACTATTGCAAATCAAGCTACAGAGAAAATCCGTGCTTTAATGGCACTCTTTGAGCGAGATCGAAAAGTAGTAGAGCAGTCGCGGAAAGGTTCGATTTACCAATCGGTTGCAGTGCAGTCGAACTTGACAGTCTATGATTACTTAAAGAAAAGGATTGCTATCCGAATTCCCGAAACCGCAGAGGCTTGTGCGACAACTAAGCCAACTGTTAAACGTGCAATCGAAGATCTTCAGCGACTTGGTATCGTAACTGAGGCAACAGGTAAGCCTAGGAACAAAGTATATATCTATAAAGAGTATCTTGATATCCTGAATCAAGATGATGGAACATTTGAAACGCAATAA
- the rdgB gene encoding RdgB/HAM1 family non-canonical purine NTP pyrophosphatase — translation MQMPIMVVATGNPGKVREMQEYLVELDWELILKPEELDIEETGDTFLANACIKASQVALATGEWAIADDSGLEVDALEGAPGIFSARYGKTDPERIERLLFELGDELNRQAQFACAIAIARPDGNIALQAEGICRGEILHLPRGSDGFGYDPIFYVPEHGLTFAEMLPEVKRAISHRGQAFEVLLPQIQSLTPGA, via the coding sequence ATGCAAATGCCGATCATGGTGGTGGCAACCGGTAATCCAGGCAAAGTCCGAGAGATGCAGGAATACCTGGTAGAGCTGGACTGGGAGCTGATTCTCAAACCAGAAGAGTTGGACATCGAGGAAACAGGGGATACATTCCTGGCCAATGCCTGTATTAAGGCATCCCAGGTGGCTCTGGCCACAGGAGAATGGGCGATCGCCGATGACTCTGGCCTGGAAGTAGATGCCCTGGAAGGAGCTCCCGGCATTTTCTCAGCTCGCTACGGCAAAACCGATCCAGAGCGGATCGAACGACTGCTGTTTGAACTGGGGGATGAGTTGAACCGGCAGGCTCAGTTTGCCTGTGCGATCGCGATCGCCCGCCCGGATGGCAATATTGCCTTGCAAGCGGAGGGGATTTGCCGGGGCGAAATTCTCCATCTTCCCAGAGGCTCGGATGGTTTTGGCTATGACCCGATCTTCTACGTGCCAGAGCATGGGTTGACCTTTGCGGAAATGCTCCCAGAAGTGAAACGGGCCATCAGTCATCGGGGTCAGGCTTTTGAGGTGCTGTTGCCCCAGATCCAAAGTCTCACCCCTGGAGCATAA
- a CDS encoding GTP-binding protein encodes MPSVASSPSQTMDAPKHGLPVTIITGFLGSGKTTLLNHILTNQEGVKTAVLVNEFGEIGIDNELIVSTDDDMVELSNGCICCTINSDLQDAVYKVLEREDKVDYMVVETTGLADPLPVALTFLGTELRDLTRLDSIITVVDAENYSLDLFNSQAAHNQIAYGDIILLNKADLVDPADLDLLEVKIRDVKEGARILRTVKGDVSLPLILSVGLFESDRYFETDDKAEGHDHHDHDHDHHDHDHDHAHAHHGHDEQDHSACDHDHGHCEHDHDHHHHSDHLEMDGFTSISFQSDKPFAIKKFQNFLDHQLPESVFRAKGILWFDESPRRHIFHLSGKRFTMDDEDWKGQPKNQLVLIGQNLDHATLRAQLEACLGPKSSRGKGFGK; translated from the coding sequence ATGCCATCCGTAGCCAGTTCCCCCAGCCAGACCATGGACGCTCCCAAACATGGCCTGCCCGTTACCATCATCACCGGCTTTCTTGGGAGCGGCAAAACCACCCTCCTGAACCACATTCTCACCAATCAGGAAGGGGTGAAGACAGCGGTGCTGGTAAATGAATTTGGTGAGATTGGCATTGACAACGAACTGATTGTATCCACAGACGACGACATGGTGGAACTCAGTAATGGCTGTATCTGTTGCACCATTAATAGCGACTTACAGGATGCCGTTTACAAAGTCCTGGAGCGGGAAGATAAAGTCGATTATATGGTGGTCGAAACCACTGGCCTGGCTGATCCCCTGCCGGTTGCTCTTACCTTCCTGGGCACGGAACTGCGGGACCTGACCCGGCTGGACTCCATCATCACCGTGGTGGATGCGGAGAATTACAGCCTGGATCTGTTCAATAGTCAGGCGGCCCATAATCAGATTGCCTATGGCGACATTATTCTCCTGAATAAGGCCGACCTCGTTGATCCGGCTGATCTGGATCTGCTGGAAGTCAAGATTCGGGATGTGAAAGAAGGAGCCCGAATTCTCCGTACAGTGAAAGGAGATGTGTCCTTACCCCTGATCCTGAGCGTGGGGCTGTTTGAATCCGATCGGTATTTTGAGACAGACGATAAAGCCGAGGGCCATGATCACCATGACCATGACCACGATCACCATGACCATGACCATGACCACGCCCATGCCCATCATGGGCACGACGAGCAGGATCACTCAGCCTGTGACCATGACCATGGCCACTGTGAACATGACCATGACCATCACCACCATTCCGATCACCTGGAGATGGATGGCTTCACCTCGATTTCCTTCCAGAGTGACAAGCCCTTTGCGATTAAGAAGTTTCAGAACTTTCTGGATCACCAACTACCTGAATCGGTCTTCCGCGCCAAAGGGATTCTCTGGTTTGATGAGAGTCCCCGTCGTCATATCTTCCATCTCAGTGGTAAACGCTTCACCATGGACGATGAGGATTGGAAAGGCCAGCCCAAAAATCAACTGGTGTTAATTGGCCAGAACCTGGATCATGCAACCCTAAGAGCCCAGTTGGAAGCCTGTTTGGGGCCAAAATCATCGCGAGGTAAGGGGTTTGGCAAGTAG
- a CDS encoding pentapeptide repeat-containing protein has product MKWLSQNPHLSLAATLLLGFSLNIGEPLRAENPPPLQKLLLQKECRHCNLRNVDLRYANLRGVDLSGADLTEANLYQADLQESRLSSANLTGANLINVNLLRADLQQANLHRAKLIGADVRSAQLNGANLERADLSETDLSNADLRGANLKEATMISTTLQQSLLCGAVMPTGYTFKRGCENKSTER; this is encoded by the coding sequence ATGAAATGGCTTTCCCAAAATCCCCATCTATCCCTGGCTGCCACTCTATTACTGGGGTTCAGCCTAAACATAGGAGAACCCCTGAGGGCTGAAAACCCCCCTCCGCTCCAAAAACTGTTACTGCAAAAAGAGTGTCGTCATTGTAATCTGCGCAATGTGGATCTGAGATATGCCAATTTACGGGGCGTTGATTTATCAGGGGCTGACCTGACGGAGGCCAATCTTTACCAGGCCGATTTACAGGAGTCGCGCCTGTCCAGCGCAAATTTGACGGGTGCTAACCTGATTAACGTGAATTTACTGAGGGCTGATTTACAACAAGCCAATTTGCACCGAGCCAAGTTAATTGGAGCAGATGTCCGATCGGCCCAACTGAATGGGGCCAACCTGGAGCGGGCAGACCTCAGTGAAACAGATCTGAGCAATGCAGATTTGCGAGGAGCCAACCTCAAAGAAGCCACAATGATTAGCACCACCCTCCAACAATCCCTGCTGTGTGGAGCAGTGATGCCGACGGGCTATACCTTCAAACGGGGCTGCGAGAACAAAAGCACGGAAAGGTAA
- a CDS encoding MAPEG family protein: MTTDLTCLLILTLWTLLLNHIPAVARITKGGVAWGLSNREVMPEVAPWVGRADRAQRNHQDNLALIAIVILIAQITGQADGITAISSIIMVVSRILHGLTYIAGNPLLRSTAYFVSILALLTIVWRILT; this comes from the coding sequence ATGACGACTGATTTGACTTGCCTGCTGATCCTGACCCTCTGGACCTTACTCCTGAACCATATTCCCGCCGTGGCCCGAATTACTAAAGGTGGCGTTGCCTGGGGCCTCAGTAATCGCGAGGTGATGCCAGAGGTGGCACCCTGGGTGGGACGGGCCGATCGGGCCCAGCGCAACCACCAAGACAACCTGGCCCTGATTGCGATCGTCATCCTGATTGCCCAAATCACCGGCCAGGCTGACGGGATCACGGCCATTTCGTCCATCATTATGGTGGTTTCCCGCATCCTGCACGGTCTCACCTACATAGCTGGCAATCCGCTGCTGCGATCGACCGCCTACTTTGTCTCCATCCTGGCCCTGCTGACGATCGTCTGGCGCATTCTGACTTAG
- the pyk gene encoding pyruvate kinase produces MPRTKIVATIGPATSTPDVLRALIGAGATTLRLNFSHGTHDDHQRSIRLIRQISFELNQPVGILQDLQGPKIRLGKFIDGPITLKKGDPFILTSRDVTCNQEISTVTYEPLADEVPSESRILLDDGRVEMVVETVDRPQRDLHCRVTVGGVLSNSKGVNFPGVYLSIKALTDKDRRDLMFGLDQGVDWVALSFVRNPQDILEIKELISSAGKQVPVIAKIEKHEAIEQMEAILCICDGVMVARGDLGVELPAEDVPVLQKRLIATANRLGIPVITATQMLDSMVSNPRPTRAEISDVANAILDGTDAVMLSNETAVGKYPVEAVETMSRIATRIEQEKHVRNLEEDTGRSITNAISQAVGHIAGQLGAAAIMTLTKTGATARNVSKFRPQIPILAVTPHVDVARQLQLVWGVKPLLVLDLPNQVQTFQAAISVAQEKLLLAEGDLVVLTAGTLQGVAGSTDLIKVEVVTAVLGKGTAIGQQGSISGRARVAHSNIEISNFNPGEILVAPRTSMDFVDAIRKAAGIITEDDSLTSHAAVIGLRLGVPVILGVKNATSVIRDGAILTLDMQRGLVYSGTVGPAQNDTASMI; encoded by the coding sequence TTGCCTCGGACTAAAATTGTTGCCACGATCGGCCCTGCTACCAGCACTCCCGATGTTCTTCGTGCCCTGATCGGAGCGGGAGCTACAACGCTACGGCTCAACTTTTCCCATGGCACCCACGATGACCACCAGCGAAGCATTCGTCTGATTCGTCAAATTTCCTTTGAGTTAAATCAACCCGTTGGGATTCTACAAGATTTGCAAGGCCCTAAGATTCGCCTGGGTAAGTTTATAGATGGCCCCATCACTCTGAAGAAAGGGGATCCCTTTATCCTCACTAGTCGGGATGTGACCTGTAACCAGGAAATTAGCACCGTCACCTATGAGCCTCTGGCCGATGAAGTGCCTTCAGAGTCCCGCATTCTGCTGGATGATGGGCGGGTCGAAATGGTGGTGGAAACAGTCGATCGACCCCAGCGCGATCTCCATTGCCGGGTCACTGTGGGTGGGGTCCTCTCCAATAGCAAGGGGGTCAACTTCCCTGGGGTTTACCTCTCAATTAAAGCCCTGACGGATAAGGACCGGCGGGACTTGATGTTCGGTCTGGACCAGGGTGTAGATTGGGTAGCCCTGAGCTTTGTTCGTAATCCTCAAGACATTCTGGAAATTAAGGAACTGATTTCTAGTGCCGGGAAACAGGTGCCTGTGATCGCCAAGATTGAGAAGCATGAGGCGATCGAACAGATGGAGGCCATTCTTTGCATCTGTGATGGCGTCATGGTAGCTCGAGGGGATCTGGGGGTAGAGCTTCCGGCAGAGGATGTCCCGGTTCTGCAGAAACGTCTGATTGCCACAGCCAACCGGCTGGGTATTCCCGTGATCACGGCCACCCAGATGCTAGATAGCATGGTCAGTAATCCCCGACCAACCCGGGCTGAAATTTCCGATGTGGCCAATGCCATTCTGGATGGGACTGATGCCGTGATGCTGTCCAATGAAACTGCGGTCGGTAAATATCCGGTGGAAGCCGTAGAAACCATGTCCCGAATTGCCACCCGGATTGAGCAGGAAAAACATGTCCGCAATCTGGAAGAAGATACGGGACGATCGATCACCAATGCCATTAGTCAGGCCGTCGGGCATATCGCGGGGCAGTTGGGGGCTGCTGCCATCATGACCCTGACCAAGACGGGAGCAACAGCCCGTAACGTTTCTAAGTTTCGGCCTCAAATCCCAATTCTGGCTGTCACCCCCCATGTGGATGTGGCTCGACAACTACAACTGGTCTGGGGTGTGAAACCCTTGCTGGTGTTAGATTTACCCAATCAGGTTCAGACGTTTCAGGCAGCTATCAGTGTCGCCCAGGAGAAGCTGCTTCTGGCAGAGGGCGATCTGGTTGTGCTGACGGCAGGAACCCTCCAGGGGGTCGCTGGTTCCACAGACCTGATTAAGGTAGAAGTGGTGACCGCTGTTCTGGGTAAAGGCACTGCCATTGGGCAACAAGGGTCCATCAGTGGTCGGGCCAGGGTCGCCCACAGCAACATAGAGATCAGTAATTTCAACCCTGGAGAAATTCTGGTAGCCCCCCGCACCAGCATGGATTTTGTCGATGCCATTCGCAAAGCCGCCGGAATTATTACAGAAGATGACAGCCTCACCAGTCATGCAGCAGTCATTGGCTTGCGCCTGGGTGTCCCAGTTATTCTGGGAGTAAAAAATGCAACGTCCGTAATTCGAGATGGGGCAATTCTGACGCTGGATATGCAACGGGGCTTGGTTTATTCTGGCACCGTAGGTCCAGCTCAAAATGACACAGCATCAATGATTTAG
- a CDS encoding TldD/PmbA family protein produces the protein MLDQLSQVLASLDLPVDWVGLRAVRETETTRSFRDGLPRSNGRSDNQGVMVEVLVNGQIGYGATNSFQAAPIRLAAQMAYQQAKAAAEWGIHRLTETARPKVTGQYISPFLKPLEVLSAGEINDLLAKICQTLKVSDQIVQTTAMVMTTEAESWLISSNGSEVYQKFLKMATDYGATAQDGAIVQRRTQNGWLSHCYQGGAELFPEPDLWERVRRTGEQAVELLAAEDCPTMTTTLVLAPDQMMLQIHESIGHPLELDRILGDERNYAGGSFVKPEDFGQLTYGSPLMNVTFDPTVPGELASYNFDDTGTPASREYLIQGGKLLRGIGGLESQTRSGLPGVACTRACSWNRPPIDRMANLNLEPGTTPLAELIGSIEQGVYMESNRSWSIDDQRYKFQFGCEYARLIEQGQLTKTLRNPNYRGTTLQFWQNLVQVGDQESWAMYGTPMCGKGEPNQAIWVGHGSPICAFANLEVFGGG, from the coding sequence ATGTTGGATCAACTCTCGCAGGTGTTAGCCTCGCTTGACCTGCCAGTGGATTGGGTGGGTTTGCGGGCGGTACGGGAAACGGAAACCACCCGTTCCTTTCGAGATGGGTTGCCCCGATCGAATGGGCGATCGGACAACCAGGGTGTCATGGTGGAGGTTCTCGTCAATGGCCAGATCGGCTATGGAGCCACGAATTCTTTCCAGGCAGCGCCGATTCGCCTGGCGGCCCAAATGGCCTACCAGCAGGCCAAAGCAGCGGCTGAGTGGGGCATCCATCGCTTGACGGAAACAGCACGGCCTAAAGTGACGGGACAATATATTTCCCCATTCTTAAAGCCCCTGGAGGTGCTCAGTGCTGGGGAGATCAACGATCTGCTGGCCAAGATCTGTCAGACCTTGAAGGTCTCGGACCAGATCGTACAGACCACCGCCATGGTGATGACCACAGAAGCAGAATCCTGGTTGATTAGCAGTAATGGCTCTGAGGTGTACCAGAAATTTCTCAAAATGGCGACGGATTATGGGGCGACGGCTCAGGATGGGGCGATCGTTCAGCGCCGCACCCAGAATGGCTGGCTTTCCCACTGTTACCAGGGTGGAGCCGAACTCTTTCCCGAGCCTGATTTGTGGGAGCGAGTTCGACGCACGGGAGAACAGGCGGTTGAACTGCTGGCGGCAGAAGATTGTCCTACCATGACCACCACCCTGGTCCTGGCCCCCGACCAGATGATGTTGCAGATCCATGAGAGCATCGGCCACCCTCTGGAGCTGGACCGGATTCTGGGGGATGAACGCAACTATGCGGGGGGCAGTTTTGTCAAGCCAGAGGACTTCGGCCAGCTCACCTATGGGTCGCCTTTGATGAATGTCACCTTTGACCCCACGGTGCCGGGAGAACTGGCCAGCTACAACTTCGATGATACGGGGACTCCTGCCAGTCGGGAGTATCTGATTCAGGGAGGAAAACTCCTGCGGGGCATCGGTGGGCTGGAAAGTCAGACCCGCAGTGGGCTGCCAGGAGTGGCCTGTACCCGCGCCTGTTCCTGGAATCGGCCCCCGATCGATCGGATGGCCAACCTGAATCTAGAACCGGGAACCACCCCTCTGGCTGAGTTGATTGGCAGCATCGAGCAGGGGGTATATATGGAATCGAACCGCTCCTGGTCGATCGATGACCAGCGCTACAAATTCCAGTTTGGCTGTGAATATGCCCGTCTGATTGAGCAGGGGCAACTGACGAAGACGCTCCGAAATCCTAATTACCGGGGCACGACCCTGCAATTCTGGCAGAATCTGGTCCAGGTGGGCGATCAGGAATCCTGGGCCATGTATGGCACCCCCATGTGTGGCAAAGGGGAACCCAATCAGGCCATCTGGGTGGGGCATGGTTCGCCCATCTGTGCCTTTGCCAATCTGGAGGTATTCGGTGGGGGCTAG
- a CDS encoding (2Fe-2S) ferredoxin domain-containing protein: MGSLRQVSVCQHTNCLQNGSSEVLGAFEAQPISGVTVCATGCLGQCNMGPTVHIEPDQTWYCRVKPQDVPEIVDRHLQGNEPVKRLLHPRFHPQFIE, from the coding sequence GTGGGATCACTACGACAGGTCTCTGTTTGTCAACATACCAACTGTCTCCAAAATGGCTCGTCGGAGGTTTTAGGGGCTTTTGAAGCTCAGCCTATTTCGGGGGTTACGGTTTGTGCAACGGGATGTCTGGGGCAATGCAATATGGGACCAACCGTGCATATCGAGCCGGATCAGACCTGGTACTGCCGGGTTAAGCCCCAGGATGTACCGGAAATTGTCGATCGGCACCTGCAAGGCAATGAACCCGTGAAAAGATTGTTGCATCCCCGCTTTCATCCTCAATTTATCGAGTGA
- the cysS gene encoding cysteine--tRNA ligase: MVLTLYNTLTRGKAAFEPLEAGQVRMYCCGVTVYDYCHLGHARSYIVWDVVRRYLQWCGYDVRYIQNFTDIDDKIINRAKEEQKPWDQVTATYIDEYFVDMDQLNIQRADAYPKATEFIPQMIDLIKTLIEGGYAYAAGGDVYYAVERFPSYGKLSGRHLEQMEAGASGRLSEEPETKKHHPMDFALWKAAKPGEPFWESPWGQGRPGWHIECSAMVRELLGDRIDIHSGGEDLVFPHHENEIAQSEAALAQPLATYWLHNGFVKIRGDKMSKSLKNFTTIRALLEVYDPMVVRLFVLQANYRQPIDFTEEAMAAATNGWQTLREGLLFGYNFGQDLQWPDRGDATFGDPAHMRVPSGSPAVTQFQAAMDDDFNTAGALAVLFDLAKDLRKEGNLLVHEGKTKTDPQVLEREWFTLVCLAQVLGLTAKPEAQVLQPDSAAARAGAGTPELIAGWTDAAIEALIQQRTEARKAKNWKEGDRIRDELKAQGITLIDGADGTRWHR, from the coding sequence ATGGTACTCACACTCTACAACACGCTGACTCGTGGCAAAGCAGCCTTTGAACCCCTGGAGGCCGGTCAAGTGCGGATGTATTGCTGTGGGGTCACCGTCTACGACTACTGCCATTTGGGTCATGCCCGCTCTTACATCGTCTGGGATGTGGTCCGGCGATACTTGCAATGGTGTGGGTATGACGTGCGCTACATTCAGAACTTCACGGATATTGATGACAAAATTATCAACCGGGCGAAGGAAGAACAGAAACCCTGGGATCAGGTAACTGCAACCTATATCGATGAGTACTTTGTCGATATGGATCAGCTCAATATTCAGCGGGCAGACGCCTATCCCAAAGCTACTGAATTCATCCCCCAGATGATCGATCTGATTAAAACCCTGATTGAGGGCGGCTACGCCTATGCTGCTGGAGGGGATGTGTATTATGCGGTAGAACGGTTTCCCAGCTATGGCAAGCTTTCTGGGCGGCACCTGGAGCAGATGGAAGCGGGGGCCAGTGGACGACTGAGTGAAGAACCAGAGACAAAAAAGCATCATCCTATGGATTTTGCTCTCTGGAAGGCGGCCAAACCGGGGGAACCTTTTTGGGAGTCTCCCTGGGGTCAGGGACGCCCGGGCTGGCATATCGAATGTTCGGCCATGGTGCGGGAGTTGCTGGGCGATCGCATTGACATCCACTCCGGTGGCGAAGACCTGGTGTTTCCCCACCACGAGAATGAAATTGCCCAATCGGAAGCGGCCCTTGCCCAACCCCTTGCCACTTACTGGCTGCACAATGGCTTTGTGAAAATCAGGGGGGACAAAATGTCCAAGTCCCTGAAGAACTTCACCACGATCCGGGCCTTGCTGGAGGTGTATGACCCCATGGTGGTGCGGCTGTTCGTCCTGCAGGCCAACTACCGGCAGCCGATCGACTTCACAGAAGAAGCCATGGCCGCTGCCACCAATGGCTGGCAGACGCTCAGGGAAGGATTATTGTTTGGCTACAACTTTGGCCAGGATCTGCAGTGGCCCGATCGGGGGGATGCCACCTTTGGCGATCCCGCCCACATGCGAGTGCCGTCAGGCAGTCCAGCAGTAACACAATTCCAAGCCGCTATGGATGATGACTTCAATACTGCTGGTGCCCTGGCAGTGCTTTTTGACTTGGCGAAGGACTTACGGAAGGAGGGGAACCTGCTCGTCCATGAGGGGAAAACAAAAACGGACCCTCAGGTCCTGGAGCGCGAGTGGTTCACCCTGGTCTGCCTGGCCCAAGTGTTAGGGTTAACCGCCAAACCCGAAGCACAAGTCCTGCAACCTGACTCTGCCGCTGCTCGTGCTGGGGCCGGAACACCCGAATTGATTGCAGGCTGGACTGATGCAGCCATCGAAGCTCTGATCCAGCAACGGACGGAGGCCCGCAAGGCCAAGAACTGGAAAGAGGGCGATCGGATTCGGGACGAGTTGAAAGCCCAGGGAATTACCTTGATTGATGGTGCCGATGGTACCCGCTGGCATCGATAA